A single genomic interval of Malania oleifera isolate guangnan ecotype guangnan chromosome 11, ASM2987363v1, whole genome shotgun sequence harbors:
- the LOC131167520 gene encoding uncharacterized protein LOC131167520 — protein MASVLQKLLRKSSSARIATVLSNCQAPNFSAPLAFYQPHVAETTSNHDCTSNLTPLSRSRKTDELSPSQSLRVYPSFSIGYFLNPISSSGLLQSKPDDVVSDGLPTIWADSVKKKRKKKMNKHKYKKLRKRLRQKS, from the coding sequence ATGGCTTCTGTTCTCCAAAAACTTCTACGGAAGTCATCTTCTGCAAGAATTGCCACTGTTCTGAGCAACTGTCAAGCCCCAAACTTTTCTGCTCCTCTCGCTTTCTATCAGCCCCATGTCGCGGAAACCACATCAAACCATGACTGCACAAGCAATCTCACCCCCCTTTCGCGTTCCCGCAAAACAGATGAGCTAAGCCCTTCTCAGTCCTTGAGGGTTTATCCGAGCTTCTCAAttgggtattttttgaacccaatTTCTTCGAGTGGGTTGCTTCAATCGAAGCCGGACGACGTTGTTTCGGATGGGTTGCCGACGATTTGGGCCGATAGCGtcaagaagaagaggaagaagaagatgaacaAGCATAAGTACAAGAAGCTCAGGAAGCGTCTCCGCCAGAAATCTTAG